The genomic interval TAATATCAAGCTTAACAGAAAGTATATATAACTTAATTAATGACGTGGGCCAGATACCAGTTCGATAttgaaaatatagcaaatttttaaatcaaaataatttcgaACACCTTGTGATGAACAGtgtcaaatttataaaatgtttacatttcgCATATTTGTTTTCTTCAGAACACTAAATACATCATCAATGACCAGGGCAGATGTTACAAACATGCCCTTAACAGAAGGAAAGAAGATTTTGGAGGATGTATCCCAGGTAAATATACAGTATAGCGTTGTTTATCAATGAAAGAGACATGATTGCTGCATTTTAgaatatatattctaatatgcttgtctctgttaaaacacgcttacgctagaatgtcgtcacgttaacgtgtggtgacgtcaaagtttttgttgcgaccaagaaagagcgttactatattttatttactgttttagattaaaggcatattagaattgaaataatttatagcaaaaccgtgttttaacactatttatacattcaggcggtaatacgtcgtacaaataatttcactcgggctgtgccctcgtgaaagtattacgcccgacgtattaccgcccatcgtgcataaatagtgttaaagcactcttttgctataaattatttcttaagtgtaTATATTTGAAGCAATTCCAATacgtcataaaaatgaaaataaaaatactagatTCCACATTCAGTACACGCTTACAGTTTTATCGCTTCTAAAATGAATGGGACTTGCACTTAAAATTTACACTGCAGTATCAACTCGAATAGTTATTTAAGATACTTCATATACGTGTCAGCATGGTTATAAATAATTTCATACTTTGATGTCCATCCGGAGACGGGTTGCTTTAGAAACAAGAGCTTCTTTTTTCAGATAATTCCACTGTTGTCGGTCAGAAAGACGTAGTCGGTCTAGGCGACAATGTTATGACAGTAGACACATACCGTCTCGATTTCGGAGGTGTGGTCGCCTACATTTCTCTAACATCTGACAGTTGTGTCCCAGTGGTTGAGACTATCCGAGGATCACTTGACGGAAGTAAGTTAAGACTTGCCTAGTGTTTAATCCATCTTTTCAGagacaagtttttttctttgatttctctTTTAATCAAGACgatgtttttttgtgtgtatttataatcattttaaagaacTTAGTGGGCGGTAACAGGgactttttgaattttcaaaatatcttaataatTAAAGTTGACTGAGATTGGGTATACTGTAAAGCTACTTTGACAccaaataattaaaagtaattcaATTTTGACATTATTTGTAAACTGACTGTAATAAAATTTCCATGATATCTTAGTAAGCACTAAAGCAACATTTACATGCAAATGCAAACATGTATCTGTaagattttttgaattttttttttttgtaacttttattttgCCAGTTTCTTTTTATAATTGGTAAAATACACTTTCGTATTAAACTTAACATTATTCAAGAAGTTAtgaaaagtgaagaaaaaagaTTCTACTGACCTATATAGTAATGCATATAGGTTAAATCTTTAATgcccgatttttttttattgacttTACACAATATTTTATCTACAGTTGAAATTACAAGTAAAACTGGTAGGAAAGGACATGTGCATCTAGTTGGTTCTTTCAtctctaattatttttttcatttataactttttttgacGTTACAATATGTTTACAACTATTTCCGTTCACATATCCAATTCACATGAAAGCTATTATACATCAGCGACCTTGAGTGGACATGCGCAACATACTCTgttttctatctatctatccgGGTGTTGGTTCTCATTCTGGGTTTATGATATTAGTATTCTACCAAGAATTTTCAGTGTCGAGTGTGCGGGCATATGGCATTCCATGTTGACATTCCTTTTTTGATCATATAAACTTTTCCTACACCTATTAATAGatgatttttgtcagttttgtagAAATACTCTATAATAACCAGTAAATATCGGAGTTATAACACAACAGCTACAGTATAGTCGTGAACACAGAAACAGTCTTGAATGAAactgaatataaatatttcatttacagaCTTTGTGGACAAAATAATGCACCAGCTGAATGTCCCAGAAATTTTCTCACTACATacttgaaaatacatgtacattatttcttTCTAGGCCTGTTCCTCCAGAATTCACATTTCCTGAACATAACTGGTGGACTGAGTGCCCCAGAGAACCTGAACGCTCCACCAAAAGGTTGTGAAGCCGCAATAGAGTTCAATCCTCATTTTGTAAGTGCCTTCTTATTCCCGGTACATTGTCGTGCAGACCCACTTCTCAAAACCACGTGACTAGTGCATTCACATCCTTCATTAATAATCGAGTTTTGTAATGTTGCAAACTCTTGAAATATTTCTGTGCCAGAAAAAATGATACCCTACTAAAAGAACTGTGGACTTAGTATCGTTTCTATTGACAAAACCCTTCTTTTTGCACAAATGTGCGTTTTTTCATGGGATGATCAGGAGAAAAGCAATAGTCTGGAAACACCGAAACTCTCATTCAATCAATTGATATGTACGGAACAATTTTTCCAGACataattatttagataaaatagTACTGTTTACCATAAGTTAAGATTCAGTTAATGGTTTAGCTTTGCTTATTCCACGAGTTCACGCAGGAAACGTTAGTTTTATTTACTAAAACTCTCTCGGGCTTTCAGACACGCTCTTTTACTTAGCTGGTAATAGGACGTTAATGTTTACGAGTCTCACACACAACCGCAACCAAGCAAGTAGCCATACATGTATGATTTTCACATTAATAAGATACTACTCTGACAAAAAAATATTCCATATACGAAACGTCTGACCAAAGAAACTCTCGCAAACTATTTCAACTTGTCTTGAATTCAATTTTACACTCTCCAAATGAATGAGTGTTctcttcaaataaatttgcaCGACTGTTACAAACGTATAACATTTTGCACATGGGTTTTGCATACaatgattaatttttatttcagtcGAGCGGAGAAGCCGTGCCAAGCACGATAGGACGCCGCTCATACTTCCTTGGATTGTAAATTTCTTTGCGTGCAATTAcctaaataaatacatgtttttcaatGACTGTATACACgtgtttgattatttttattctaaaataaaacacACATCCAACAATAACTTTGTCCATCGAccactgaccccaaaaacaatagcggtTATATGCTAATCACAggcaatcaacctatgaaatttgacgtctgtaggccaaagcattctctagttttcAATAGGGAATCCAGGGAATCCATGACAAGTGTTCTTCAGTTATAGACGAAAACCGAATtccagatcaaggtcaaggtcaccatgatTTTGCTCGTCACCTTTGATCAACCGACCTCAAACTCAATAGGATAATCTGTCAACCAGGTTGGAGTTTCGTCTACCGCAGCGTTCTTCACTTACCATTTTCGGTCTAAAGGTCACTGtcactgttgacctttgactttctgACCCTTAAAACGATAGGTTCATCTTCTAACAACAGGCAATCAGACTATGAAGTTTGTCGCCTGTAGGCCAATGCATTCTTTTGCTATCGATCGGAAACCGTTTCATTGACCTTTTACTTActtattcaaaaaaaaacaaaaaaaaaacaatagggaccatttactgaccacaggctatcatcctatgaagtttgacgctTGTATTCTTTAGTTATCGAGCGGAAAGCTTTTTCAGTCTCAATAttactgcgaccttgacctttgacgaactGACCACCAACACAAATAGGGATCCACTAATTTCCACAGGCAATTATCCTTTGAAGTTTGACGCCTATAAATATGCTTACGCACTCTTTAGTCATCATTCGgaaacggacagacggacggacggacggactgccGGTCCGACTACTATATGCCTCCCGGTTAGGACAGAAAACAATGCAATATATATGATTTAATATTTGTTCAGCGAAATATAGTACAGTCCAACTTTGTCAAGTGCTCCAACTTGCTCGGCCCATGGAAATTTATTCGAACCATAGGTAGTTCGAAccaactgaatttcaaatataattaggtAAGAATTAGACTatctcctagactatgatatattgttttaattttcattgttAAAATTGTGTATGTAACCAACCTATACcaagactagccactagactgataataaatatatttctacatttttctcctttttttgtcgaattcaatttcatagagacaaaagccagccTATTTTAGAGATTTCCACAGAGGAATGATATTGGACaaaggatatagactggctcagtttactatattcaatcataaaaatgtaaaaaagatatatcatagtctaggtgCTAGTCTAGCCTATACCCTATGTCCAATATCGATATTACAACTAGTTTTCTGTCAAAATCTCTAAAACAGGCATTTTCACCATCaaataaaataagagaaaaactagagatgcttttgaggaaagcacatgtctcccacaactgcccctatgaaaaatgtctagtgtctctagatggcttagatgagtggatccaattagatggtctggacgagtggatccaatcagtaattcaagggccataaatcaaaaaagactgggcggatttggctagttattgaacttggctaaggtcttatggccaaacacattttgttcaagttcggatgagaactgttcgacttagagagcggacaagagtaaaaaggccgatttttcagtaattcaagggctgtaactccaaaatgcctggaccgatttggctagttatcgaacttggccgaggtctcatggtcaagcacattttgttcaagtttggtgaagatcggatgagaaatgttcgacttagagtgcggacaagagtaaaaaggcagatttttcaaaaattcaagggctgtaattccaaaatgcctggaccgatttggctagttatcaaacctggctgaggtctcatggtcaaacacattttgttcaagtttggtgaggactggataagaaatgtttgaattagagtgcggacaggagtaaaaaggccgatttttggtaattcaagggccataactccaagatgcctggaccgatttggctagttatttaacttggccaaggtctcatagtcaagcacattttgttcaagtttggtgaaaatcggatgagaaatgttcgacgtAGAGTGCGGagaagctttgtgacagacagacacacagacacacacacagactggagtaaactAATATGTCTCCCGCACCACTGTGtgttgggagacataattactattgaaattttgtgacaaattctttattatcagtctagtggctagtctaggtaAGTCTTACTGGAGAAACATGATGTACTGCATTAAACAATTGTCTAAGGAAAGTATGGAATTGCTATAAAATTCAGTTGTATGCTTAGTCAAAACAATCACATTGATTGTATACCATATGAAGATAGGGATTTTATAAGGACCAAAGGTGGAGTTCAAGCAAAGCAGGCTATTCGATCGTTCTGAGTTCGTGCAAATGAAGTTGGATGTACCATAAAACTTCATACCATGCACTCAAAGTTTTTTATCCgtaaaacctttttttatattttttacagctATAATTCCAGTAACTTTGTGCTGCCTTCAGATAAATTTATGATGTTAAGATTACTTTTAAAAACAGTGATGTGtttataaagaattaaaaaatgaaaaactattttttttatttgggttttacggcgcaccaacacagtataggttatatggcgccaaacaggactacaaattttggtttcacatctcatttacatcgaaatactatttaaattcatatacatgtacttttcaaCATTCTGTTCTCAGACAGACTGGAAAGCAAATGTGCATCATTGTTGCAATCTTTCAACAAGTgaataaagaaattataaaatcatgTATCTGTTCAGTCTTATTTCTGCAGATAGGATAGCCATGCAGT from Mercenaria mercenaria strain notata chromosome 2, MADL_Memer_1, whole genome shotgun sequence carries:
- the LOC128555201 gene encoding uncharacterized protein LOC128555201: MYSIVALLACVSAAAASICCVPPQWEGSHSFVTTIVHNGKPIVSTGYVTMAFDAVNRKIGQYEYITIGNTVQRRYGVLLDYNSNTKYIINDQGRCYKHALNRRKEDFGGCIPDNSTVVGQKDVVGLGDNVMTVDTYRLDFGGVVAYISLTSDSCVPVVETIRGSLDGSLFLQNSHFLNITGGLSAPENLNAPPKGCEAAIEFNPHFSSGEAVPSTIGRRSYFLGL